From a single Pyruvatibacter sp. genomic region:
- a CDS encoding RimK/LysX family protein, producing the protein MEPTDTQITVGWRERVDLPDWRVRGIRAKIDTGARTSAVHVDHIEEVEDGHLRFAVVVRQRPSVRLRWVTAPLVRESVVKPSSGVRQRRPVVLTTLSLGGVAAEIELSLVCRREMLCRMLVGRTALAGRYLVDASQTYLVSAARKGGGRTA; encoded by the coding sequence ATGGAGCCAACCGACACCCAGATCACGGTCGGGTGGCGCGAACGCGTGGACCTGCCCGATTGGCGGGTCCGGGGCATTCGCGCCAAGATCGACACCGGCGCCCGGACCAGCGCCGTCCACGTTGACCACATCGAGGAGGTCGAGGACGGCCATCTTCGGTTCGCGGTCGTCGTGCGTCAGCGTCCGTCGGTCCGCCTTCGGTGGGTGACGGCCCCCCTTGTCCGCGAGAGCGTCGTCAAGCCCAGCAGCGGCGTTCGTCAGCGTCGCCCGGTGGTGCTCACGACCCTGAGTCTCGGAGGCGTCGCCGCCGAGATCGAATTGAGCCTCGTCTGTCGCCGCGAAATGCTCTGTCGCATGCTCGTCGGCCGCACGGCCCTCGCCGGCCGCTACCTCGTGGACGCTTCCCAGACCTACCTTGTCAGCGCCGCCCGCAAGGGCGGAGGAAGGACCGCATGA
- the fusA gene encoding elongation factor G — MDLSHIRNIGICAHIDAGKTTVTERVLFYTGKNYKLGEVHEGTATMDFLQEEQDRGITIQSAATTCPWTHNGQDYKINIIDTPGHVDFTIEVERSMRVLDGAVAVFDGKEGVEAQSETVWRQAERYGVPRICFINKMDKTGADWEFSFNSIRERLGANPIAVQIPIGHGDQLEGIVDLIKMKAYYFDASELGAKVEEREIPDSVADLAALHRGDMMEAACNYDDNLMEKILEEQEPTEQEIKDAIRKGVISRQCTAVFTGSALKNIGVQRLLDGVIDYLPAPTEVEATEGTDPRDAEEKLSRPNRVDAPFSALVFKVVSDAHGDLTYMRVYSGKIAKGERVLNAGNGKREIISRMFEMHAKERIALEEAYAGQIVAVIGLKDSMTGDTLCDMNDPILLERMTFPDPVISMSIEPKTSEDKRKLGDALVTIRREDPSFRSQYDDETGQTIIAGMGELHLEIIKNKLVRDMKINVEVGKPRVSYRETITGSANEVRGKFVKQTGGRGQFGDCIINIEPFTAEQAEEAELKFKDNVAFENKIVGGSIPKEFIPSVEVGIRNTAVSGVMAGYPLINIKCTLIDGSYHPVDSSQVAFEQAGRLALIDACHKAGLTLLEPVMKVVITTPDEYIGSVTGDVSSRRGMIVGTEERGNTRLITAEVPLSEMFGYTTVLRSLTQGRATSSMEPLEYRPLPPSMVKEVTSAG, encoded by the coding sequence ATGGACCTCAGCCACATTCGCAACATCGGAATCTGCGCCCACATCGACGCCGGCAAGACCACGGTCACCGAGCGTGTTCTGTTTTACACGGGCAAGAACTACAAGCTCGGCGAGGTCCACGAGGGCACCGCCACCATGGACTTCCTCCAGGAGGAGCAGGATCGCGGCATCACGATCCAGTCCGCGGCGACCACCTGCCCCTGGACCCACAACGGCCAGGACTACAAGATCAACATCATCGACACCCCCGGCCACGTGGACTTCACCATCGAGGTCGAACGCTCAATGCGCGTCCTCGACGGCGCGGTCGCCGTCTTCGACGGCAAAGAGGGCGTCGAAGCCCAGTCCGAAACCGTCTGGCGCCAGGCCGAACGGTACGGCGTCCCCCGCATCTGCTTCATCAACAAGATGGACAAGACGGGCGCCGACTGGGAATTCAGCTTCAACTCGATCCGCGAACGCCTCGGCGCCAACCCCATCGCCGTCCAGATCCCCATCGGACACGGCGATCAGCTCGAAGGCATCGTCGATCTCATCAAGATGAAGGCCTACTACTTCGACGCCTCCGAACTCGGCGCCAAGGTCGAGGAACGGGAGATCCCCGATTCCGTCGCCGACCTTGCCGCACTGCATCGCGGCGACATGATGGAGGCCGCCTGCAACTACGACGACAACCTCATGGAAAAGATCCTTGAGGAGCAGGAGCCCACCGAGCAGGAAATCAAGGACGCCATCCGCAAGGGCGTCATCTCCCGCCAGTGCACCGCCGTCTTCACCGGCTCCGCCCTGAAGAACATCGGCGTGCAGCGCCTGCTCGACGGCGTCATCGATTACCTCCCGGCGCCCACCGAAGTCGAAGCCACCGAAGGCACCGACCCCAGAGACGCCGAAGAGAAGCTCTCCCGCCCCAACAGGGTGGATGCCCCCTTCTCCGCACTCGTCTTCAAGGTCGTCTCCGACGCACACGGCGATCTCACCTACATGCGCGTCTACTCCGGCAAAATCGCCAAGGGCGAACGCGTCCTCAACGCCGGCAACGGCAAGCGCGAGATCATCTCCCGCATGTTCGAAATGCACGCCAAGGAACGCATCGCGCTCGAAGAGGCGTACGCAGGACAGATCGTCGCCGTCATCGGTCTCAAGGATTCCATGACCGGCGACACCCTCTGCGACATGAACGACCCGATCCTGCTCGAACGCATGACGTTCCCCGATCCGGTGATCTCCATGTCCATCGAGCCCAAGACCTCCGAGGACAAGCGCAAACTCGGCGACGCACTCGTCACCATCCGTCGGGAAGATCCCTCGTTCCGCAGCCAGTACGACGATGAGACCGGACAGACCATCATCGCCGGCATGGGCGAACTCCACCTCGAGATCATCAAGAACAAGCTCGTTCGCGATATGAAGATCAACGTCGAGGTCGGAAAGCCACGCGTCTCCTACCGCGAAACCATCACCGGTTCCGCCAACGAGGTCCGCGGCAAGTTCGTCAAGCAGACCGGCGGTCGAGGCCAGTTCGGCGACTGCATCATCAACATCGAGCCCTTCACCGCCGAGCAGGCCGAAGAGGCCGAACTCAAGTTCAAGGACAACGTCGCCTTCGAGAACAAGATCGTCGGCGGCTCGATCCCCAAGGAGTTCATCCCCTCCGTCGAAGTCGGCATCCGCAACACCGCCGTCTCCGGCGTCATGGCGGGCTACCCCCTCATCAACATCAAGTGCACCCTCATTGACGGCTCATACCACCCGGTTGACTCCTCGCAGGTCGCATTCGAACAGGCCGGTCGCCTCGCGCTCATCGACGCATGCCACAAGGCCGGACTCACGCTGCTCGAACCCGTCATGAAGGTCGTCATCACAACCCCCGACGAATACATCGGCTCCGTCACCGGAGACGTGTCCAGCCGTCGCGGCATGATCGTCGGCACCGAGGAACGCGGCAACACCCGACTCATCACCGCTGAGGTTCCCCTCTCCGAAATGTTCGGCTACACCACCGTCCTCCGCTCACTCACGCAGGGACGCGCAACATCCTCCATGGAACCCCTCGAGTACCGCCCGCTTCCCCCCAGCATGGTCAAGGAAGTCACCTCCGCCGGCTGA
- a CDS encoding GTPase → MLARDTIAAVAGAPGRGMTGIVRLSGPQTFDALARTLAIAAERRRGATLNRVQCRVSGEDVTVPCRLLTFVAPGSYTGEDGAEIHLVANPFVLDALMDALTSADGVRPAEPGEFTARAYLNGRLTIEQAEGVQSLIAARSDAELDAARRLLSGEAGERYRALADEAGTLLALVEAGIDFTDQEDVVAIAPDALRSRLEALIASVAALAGPESIAAAEHEPVVALAGPPNAGKSTLFNRLLGRERSVVADEPGVTRDVIRERVGLADAPAWRAVLPSSCAFDGVTLADLAGLDAALAERSVVDAAAQAAAMDALARADVVIWCDPTGRFADEPAGVAGARLLRVRTKADLPGASDGSFLSVCALDGWNVDALRRAVLDALTSARATDDLAVLPRHRGALLRARRGLEEALAMTPATSRLGHPELIGASMRDALDALGEISGRVSPDDVIGRIFATFCVGK, encoded by the coding sequence ATGCTCGCGCGGGACACGATCGCCGCCGTCGCAGGCGCGCCGGGACGCGGGATGACGGGCATTGTGCGCCTCTCCGGGCCGCAGACGTTTGACGCGCTGGCGCGCACGCTCGCGATCGCGGCGGAACGTCGGCGCGGCGCGACGCTCAACCGCGTGCAATGTCGGGTGTCCGGTGAGGACGTGACGGTTCCGTGTCGGCTGCTGACGTTCGTCGCGCCCGGGTCGTACACCGGGGAGGACGGCGCGGAGATTCACCTCGTCGCGAATCCGTTCGTGCTCGACGCGCTGATGGATGCGCTGACGTCCGCGGATGGCGTGCGTCCGGCCGAGCCGGGTGAGTTCACGGCGCGGGCGTATCTCAACGGTCGGCTGACGATTGAGCAGGCGGAGGGCGTGCAGTCGCTGATCGCGGCGCGGTCGGACGCGGAGCTCGATGCCGCGAGGCGGTTGCTGTCGGGCGAGGCGGGCGAGCGCTACCGCGCCCTGGCGGACGAGGCGGGAACGCTGCTTGCGCTCGTGGAGGCGGGGATTGACTTCACCGATCAGGAGGACGTCGTCGCGATTGCACCGGACGCGTTGCGATCGCGGCTGGAGGCGTTGATTGCGTCGGTCGCCGCGCTGGCTGGTCCTGAGTCGATCGCAGCGGCGGAGCATGAACCGGTCGTTGCACTGGCGGGCCCGCCCAACGCAGGCAAATCGACGCTCTTCAACCGGTTGCTGGGTCGGGAGCGTTCGGTGGTGGCGGACGAGCCCGGCGTGACGCGTGACGTGATCCGGGAGCGGGTCGGGTTGGCGGACGCTCCGGCGTGGCGTGCGGTGCTGCCGTCGTCCTGCGCCTTCGACGGCGTGACGCTCGCGGATCTGGCGGGGCTGGACGCGGCGTTGGCGGAGCGGTCCGTCGTGGATGCCGCGGCTCAGGCGGCGGCGATGGATGCGTTGGCGCGTGCGGACGTGGTCATCTGGTGCGATCCGACGGGTCGATTTGCGGACGAGCCGGCGGGGGTCGCGGGCGCGCGGCTGCTGCGGGTGCGAACGAAGGCGGATCTGCCTGGCGCGTCGGACGGCTCGTTTCTTTCGGTGTGCGCGTTGGACGGGTGGAACGTGGATGCGCTGCGTCGTGCGGTGTTGGATGCGTTGACCTCGGCGCGCGCGACGGACGACCTCGCCGTCCTGCCGCGGCATCGGGGTGCGTTGCTGCGCGCCCGTCGCGGTCTGGAGGAGGCGTTGGCGATGACGCCGGCGACGTCGCGTCTGGGTCATCCGGAGTTGATCGGCGCGTCGATGCGTGATGCGTTGGACGCGTTGGGCGAGATCTCGGGTCGTGTGAGTCCGGACGACGTGATTGGCCGCATCTTCGCGACGTTCTGCGTGGGCAAGTGA
- a CDS encoding SDR family oxidoreductase has product MMLKDRIAVVTGASAGIGRAMARRFASEGARVVVNARRADRLDALVGEIVSDGGAAVAVSGDAASNETIASMLDAAKATWGAPVDLAVANAGRGLSGSPLTSDEGQWEEVIRTNFLGAMRFCRAAAGAMLESLETDDWTRTPRDLVVISSSVGRNVSPFSSMYGATKFAITSIAEAMRREIGPKGVRVTAIHPAVVESEFQGVAGYDAAQFGSFMESIGPVLQPEDIADLIAFAASRPAHVNLNDIMIRPTRQDYP; this is encoded by the coding sequence ATGATGCTCAAGGATCGAATTGCTGTCGTGACGGGCGCGTCGGCGGGAATCGGGCGGGCGATGGCTCGTCGGTTCGCGTCCGAGGGCGCGCGTGTCGTCGTCAACGCCCGTCGCGCCGATCGGCTGGATGCGCTCGTGGGCGAGATCGTCTCCGATGGCGGCGCGGCCGTCGCGGTCTCGGGCGACGCCGCGTCGAACGAGACGATCGCGTCGATGCTGGATGCCGCGAAGGCGACATGGGGCGCCCCGGTGGACCTCGCCGTCGCCAACGCGGGTCGCGGCCTCTCGGGATCGCCCTTGACGTCCGACGAGGGCCAGTGGGAGGAGGTCATCCGCACGAACTTCCTCGGCGCGATGCGCTTCTGCCGGGCCGCGGCGGGGGCGATGCTCGAGTCGCTCGAAACCGACGACTGGACCCGCACGCCGCGCGATCTTGTTGTGATTTCATCCAGCGTCGGCAGGAATGTCTCGCCGTTTTCCTCGATGTACGGCGCCACGAAGTTCGCGATCACGTCCATCGCCGAGGCGATGCGGCGCGAGATCGGGCCCAAGGGAGTGCGCGTCACGGCGATTCATCCGGCGGTCGTCGAGAGCGAGTTCCAGGGCGTCGCGGGGTACGACGCGGCCCAGTTCGGATCGTTCATGGAGTCCATCGGGCCGGTGCTGCAGCCCGAGGACATCGCCGATCTCATCGCGTTCGCGGCGTCGCGCCCGGCGCACGTCAACCTCAACGACATCATGATCCGGCCGACGCGCCAGGACTATCCGTGA
- a CDS encoding 12-oxophytodienoate reductase: protein MPDPALYRPLFQPFAAGGLELSNRVVMAPMTRRKCPRPNVPGDEIASYYARRASCGLIITEGVHIDNRNAWDTDDVPGLHTAAQADGWAEVVEAVHEAGGKIAAQLWHTGRHAAEPIGPSAIPVVRGDGTPKATPRAMTLTDLAQVRDAFCRSATLAQRAGFDAIELHGAHGYLLDSFVSGVANQREDDYGGTFANRMRFPLEVVSAVREAVGDGYPIIYRFSQWKVENYDALNYPNPDALGAWVTALREAGADILHASTRDATEAAFPPDQTTLAGWTRRLSDLPVIAVGRVATSASMGEPGDVRTTDPASAAALVANGEADLIGVGRSLIANPDWCAIVERGDWHALAPYRVEMLETLA, encoded by the coding sequence ATGCCGGATCCAGCGCTGTATCGCCCGCTCTTTCAACCGTTCGCCGCCGGCGGACTCGAACTCAGCAATCGCGTGGTCATGGCGCCGATGACGCGTCGGAAGTGTCCGCGTCCGAACGTTCCGGGCGATGAGATCGCGTCGTATTACGCGCGTCGGGCGTCGTGCGGACTGATCATCACCGAGGGCGTGCACATCGACAACCGCAACGCGTGGGACACGGACGATGTCCCCGGTCTGCACACCGCGGCGCAGGCGGACGGGTGGGCGGAGGTCGTCGAGGCCGTGCACGAGGCGGGCGGGAAGATCGCGGCTCAGTTGTGGCACACGGGTCGGCACGCTGCGGAACCGATCGGACCGTCGGCGATTCCTGTCGTTCGCGGCGACGGCACGCCCAAGGCGACGCCGCGCGCGATGACGTTGACGGACCTGGCGCAGGTGCGCGACGCCTTCTGCCGCAGCGCGACGCTTGCGCAGCGGGCCGGTTTCGACGCCATCGAACTGCACGGCGCCCACGGATACCTGCTCGACTCGTTCGTCTCCGGCGTCGCGAATCAGCGAGAGGACGATTACGGCGGAACGTTCGCCAACCGGATGCGTTTCCCGCTGGAGGTCGTCAGCGCCGTGCGCGAGGCGGTGGGGGACGGCTATCCCATCATCTATCGCTTCAGCCAGTGGAAGGTCGAGAATTACGACGCGCTGAACTACCCGAATCCGGACGCGCTGGGCGCGTGGGTGACCGCCCTGCGCGAAGCGGGCGCGGACATCCTGCACGCCTCGACGCGCGACGCGACCGAAGCCGCATTCCCGCCGGATCAGACGACCCTCGCCGGCTGGACGCGTCGCCTCTCTGATCTCCCCGTCATCGCCGTCGGGCGCGTCGCGACATCGGCTTCGATGGGCGAACCGGGCGATGTGCGCACGACGGACCCCGCTTCGGCCGCGGCCCTGGTCGCCAACGGAGAAGCGGACCTCATCGGCGTCGGCCGTTCGCTCATTGCCAATCCCGACTGGTGCGCGATCGTCGAGCGGGGCGACTGGCATGCGCTGGCGCCGTATCGCGTCGAGATGCTGGAGACGCTTGCGTAA
- a CDS encoding DUF2071 domain-containing protein has translation MTDPGDRSGSRPFLTARWVNLCLFSFETPRELLAPLLAPGLELDSLDGKAFVSLVAFQFLDTRVKGCRIPGHVNFPELNLRFYVRDGDRRGVMFVREYVPRRAIAVTARLLYNEPYLAAAMTARVTREGGRLEAMYGIRRGGREHRMGAVARDEAWMPEADSAEHFFKEHEWGYGVSRRGERLTYRVEHPQWRVYPIESVTIDVDWAALYGPQWRVMQDVEPYSTVLAEGSETRVMPLSMAAKATPAPPVNG, from the coding sequence ATGACTGATCCCGGCGACCGATCCGGTTCGCGGCCGTTTCTGACGGCTCGTTGGGTCAATCTGTGCCTGTTCTCGTTCGAGACGCCGCGGGAGTTGCTGGCGCCGCTCCTGGCGCCGGGTCTTGAACTGGATTCGCTGGACGGCAAGGCGTTCGTCTCGCTGGTGGCGTTCCAGTTTCTCGACACGCGCGTCAAGGGCTGTCGCATTCCCGGTCACGTGAACTTCCCGGAATTGAACCTGCGTTTCTATGTGCGGGACGGCGACCGGCGGGGCGTGATGTTCGTGCGCGAGTACGTGCCGCGACGCGCGATCGCCGTGACGGCGCGGCTGCTTTACAACGAGCCGTACCTCGCGGCGGCGATGACCGCGCGCGTCACGCGCGAGGGCGGGCGCCTCGAAGCCATGTACGGCATACGTCGCGGCGGTCGCGAGCATCGCATGGGGGCGGTCGCGCGTGATGAGGCGTGGATGCCGGAGGCGGACTCGGCCGAGCACTTCTTCAAGGAGCACGAGTGGGGGTACGGCGTGAGTCGTCGGGGCGAGCGGCTGACGTATCGCGTTGAACATCCGCAGTGGCGCGTCTATCCGATCGAATCGGTCACGATCGACGTGGATTGGGCGGCGCTGTATGGTCCGCAGTGGCGCGTGATGCAGGATGTCGAGCCGTATTCGACGGTGTTGGCCGAAGGCTCGGAGACGCGCGTCATGCCCCTGTCGATGGCCGCAAAGGCGACGCCGGCGCCCCCCGTCAACGGGTGA
- a CDS encoding entericidin A/B family lipoprotein has protein sequence MQRWSRHIVLGCISIFALTLMSAALTGCNTVEGVGKDVKAAGGALEDAADGDD, from the coding sequence ATGCAGCGTTGGTCTCGTCATATCGTTCTTGGGTGCATCTCCATCTTCGCGCTGACGCTCATGTCCGCGGCATTGACCGGCTGCAACACGGTCGAGGGCGTGGGCAAGGACGTCAAGGCTGCGGGCGGCGCCCTTGAGGACGCGGCCGACGGCGATGACTGA
- a CDS encoding MazG nucleotide pyrophosphohydrolase domain-containing protein, translated as MAPIPYHAGMSEDAQSLTFERLQAIIRERYSDTDAARGTPGTFMWLIEEIGELATSLHECAPGKTPTPEQRHNLEEEFADVFAWLTTLANINDVDLTRALTKYTDYERVKGVKD; from the coding sequence GTGGCGCCGATCCCGTATCATGCGGGCATGTCCGAAGACGCCCAATCACTGACGTTCGAACGCCTTCAGGCGATCATCCGCGAGCGGTATTCCGACACCGACGCCGCACGCGGGACGCCGGGAACGTTCATGTGGCTCATCGAGGAGATCGGCGAACTGGCGACCTCCCTGCACGAGTGCGCCCCGGGCAAGACGCCGACGCCGGAGCAGCGCCACAACCTCGAAGAGGAGTTCGCCGACGTCTTCGCGTGGCTGACGACGCTGGCGAACATCAACGACGTCGATCTCACGCGGGCGTTGACGAAGTACACCGACTACGAGCGGGTCAAGGGCGTCAAGGATTGA
- a CDS encoding aldo/keto reductase: MTDIPRRPFGKTGLEVSCLGFGGAPIGLLETDEGVSSQLLNGLLDRGVNVFDTATMYYGSQAMIGQCISHRRDEFVIVTKCGLAGEADNPDRWTPEKITQDIDNSLKELRTDVVDVMLLHTPSESILKQGDALGAVVKAREAGKVRHAGFSGDNELATWAAAQPDIEVIQTSINMCDQVNIEGLLPAAREHGVGIMVKRPIANAAWKSQDEQYERYRNYYSSYHDRFAKMGLSIDDVSAAAGETLTWPEAALRFTLSHDGVSTAIIGTTKPGHIDQNAAAAAKGPLPERAVALIRNAFSRARGGDDWPGLT, translated from the coding sequence ATGACTGACATCCCCCGCAGACCATTCGGAAAGACCGGCCTCGAAGTCTCCTGCCTCGGTTTCGGCGGCGCGCCGATCGGGCTGCTGGAGACGGATGAAGGCGTCTCATCGCAACTGCTCAACGGCCTGCTCGATCGAGGCGTCAACGTCTTCGACACGGCGACGATGTACTACGGTTCGCAGGCGATGATCGGACAGTGCATCAGCCACAGGCGCGACGAGTTTGTGATCGTCACCAAGTGCGGGCTCGCGGGCGAGGCGGACAACCCCGATCGCTGGACGCCGGAGAAGATCACGCAGGACATCGACAACAGCCTGAAGGAGCTGCGCACCGACGTCGTGGACGTGATGCTGCTGCATACGCCGAGCGAGTCGATCCTCAAGCAGGGCGACGCGCTGGGCGCGGTCGTCAAGGCGCGGGAGGCGGGCAAGGTGCGGCACGCGGGATTCTCCGGCGACAACGAACTCGCAACATGGGCCGCGGCACAGCCGGACATTGAGGTCATCCAGACGTCCATCAACATGTGCGACCAGGTCAATATCGAAGGCCTGCTGCCTGCGGCGCGCGAGCACGGCGTCGGCATCATGGTCAAGCGTCCCATCGCCAACGCGGCATGGAAGAGCCAGGACGAACAGTACGAGCGATATCGCAACTACTACAGCTCGTACCACGATCGCTTCGCAAAGATGGGGCTGTCGATCGACGATGTCTCGGCCGCGGCCGGCGAGACATTGACGTGGCCCGAGGCCGCGCTGCGTTTCACGCTCAGTCACGACGGCGTCTCGACAGCGATCATCGGGACGACGAAGCCCGGGCACATCGATCAGAACGCGGCCGCGGCGGCGAAGGGACCGCTGCCGGAGCGGGCCGTCGCGCTCATCCGCAACGCCTTCAGCCGCGCCCGCGGCGGGGACGACTGGCCGGGGCTGACGTGA
- a CDS encoding LysR family transcriptional regulator, which yields MELTPLRYFQEIARVGHMTRAASSLGVSQPALSTMLKKLEAEVGAELLHRTGRGVTLTEAGRVFLEHAEEALRAADGAVGAVRELVGLQRGSIRVGGGATATTYLLPDVISAFRATHAGLHFFVREAGSRSVSSSVLSGELDLGIVTLPIRMPGSDDLMTIPLVEDELRLIVPPKHRLATRRSFRWDDLAGESMVGFEAGSAVREVIDRAMASRGVSVNIVMELRSIDSIKQMVRAGIGIGFVSRFALKAKEGLRGRDERVVRQLAIVRRADRVPAPGPAEFEAALRQRYRS from the coding sequence ATGGAACTGACGCCGCTGCGCTACTTTCAGGAGATCGCCCGTGTCGGCCACATGACTCGGGCCGCGTCAAGCCTGGGCGTGTCGCAGCCGGCGCTGTCCACGATGCTCAAGAAGTTGGAGGCCGAGGTGGGCGCCGAACTGCTCCATCGCACGGGCCGCGGCGTGACGCTGACGGAAGCGGGTCGCGTCTTTCTCGAGCACGCGGAAGAGGCGCTGCGGGCCGCCGACGGCGCCGTGGGCGCGGTGCGTGAACTCGTCGGACTTCAACGCGGCTCCATTCGCGTCGGCGGCGGGGCGACGGCGACGACGTACCTGCTGCCGGACGTCATCTCCGCGTTCCGCGCGACGCACGCCGGGCTGCACTTCTTCGTGCGCGAAGCGGGTTCCCGATCGGTCTCTTCCTCCGTGCTGTCGGGCGAACTCGATCTCGGCATCGTGACGCTTCCCATCCGCATGCCCGGCTCGGACGACCTCATGACGATTCCGCTGGTCGAGGATGAATTGCGCCTGATCGTGCCGCCGAAGCATCGGCTGGCGACGCGTCGCAGTTTCCGGTGGGACGACCTGGCGGGCGAGTCGATGGTCGGATTCGAGGCGGGGTCCGCGGTGCGTGAGGTGATCGATCGGGCGATGGCGTCTCGCGGCGTGTCGGTGAACATCGTGATGGAACTGCGCTCGATCGACAGCATCAAGCAGATGGTGCGTGCGGGCATCGGCATCGGGTTCGTGAGTCGGTTCGCGTTGAAGGCGAAGGAGGGGCTGCGCGGCCGCGACGAGCGGGTCGTGCGGCAACTGGCGATCGTCCGCCGCGCGGACCGCGTCCCGGCGCCGGGACCCGCGGAGTTCGAGGCGGCGCTGCGACAGCGGTACAGGTCGTGA
- a CDS encoding PDZ domain-containing protein, with amino-acid sequence MKASITHIPLTAAILGGLAGASFLSPPALAAPSAPPGPPQPAAAPMVAMDASAQDAVNRSVTVLTDDDGREVKVVLEDGEYTIWVDGEKVRSGDFSDAPRVMSIEKDGEAVAVLRRTGDAAYNVRFAGDEREVRERAARELRRSLSGLEGRERALTALRLQPGDDDEVRVIAEIAHEPKVMMGVTMEELPESLAAQLDLDAVGATLLTGVLDGLPAQKAGLRMHDVIVGVSGIDGASPADIRKRLRDLKPGDELKFRVLRSGRERDITLKLEAFNPEALGIAPNVVRRWGEDRSFPSGEEVAPKAPILEVEQYLRKMQESFEQQFDSDEFDAYFGELSRLLEDIEVQFEQEPGRFTFDVEIPGLQQKGAGAISIFPEGEVFSGEDFQVFIPGEDGEARAITIPRTPNPPGLPGHWRAESGTSVLTERMDAIDARLDRIESMLERLLHERGDDSH; translated from the coding sequence ATGAAAGCATCAATCACACACATTCCACTGACGGCCGCGATCCTGGGCGGGCTGGCCGGAGCGTCGTTCCTGAGTCCGCCGGCGCTCGCGGCGCCCTCGGCCCCACCCGGACCGCCGCAGCCGGCCGCGGCGCCGATGGTGGCGATGGACGCGAGCGCACAGGACGCCGTCAACCGCTCCGTCACCGTTCTCACCGACGACGACGGTCGCGAAGTGAAGGTCGTTCTCGAGGACGGCGAATACACCATCTGGGTTGACGGCGAGAAGGTGCGTTCCGGCGACTTCTCCGACGCGCCGCGCGTGATGTCGATTGAGAAGGACGGCGAGGCGGTGGCGGTGCTGCGCCGGACGGGCGACGCCGCGTACAACGTGCGCTTCGCCGGAGACGAGCGTGAAGTCCGCGAGCGTGCGGCCCGTGAACTCCGGCGCTCCCTGAGCGGTCTGGAGGGTCGCGAGCGCGCTCTGACCGCGCTGCGTCTACAGCCCGGCGATGACGACGAGGTTCGCGTGATCGCGGAGATCGCCCACGAGCCGAAGGTCATGATGGGCGTGACGATGGAGGAACTTCCCGAGTCGCTCGCCGCGCAACTCGACCTCGACGCCGTCGGCGCCACGCTCCTGACAGGCGTCCTCGATGGGTTGCCGGCGCAGAAGGCGGGGCTTCGGATGCATGACGTCATCGTCGGCGTCAGCGGGATCGACGGCGCCTCCCCCGCGGACATCCGCAAGCGGCTGCGCGATCTCAAGCCGGGCGATGAGTTGAAGTTCCGCGTGCTTCGTTCCGGTCGCGAGCGCGACATCACGCTGAAGTTGGAGGCGTTCAACCCGGAGGCGTTGGGAATCGCCCCGAACGTCGTTCGCCGCTGGGGCGAGGACCGTTCGTTCCCTTCGGGCGAAGAGGTCGCGCCCAAGGCGCCCATCCTCGAGGTCGAGCAGTACCTGCGCAAGATGCAGGAGTCGTTTGAGCAGCAGTTCGACTCCGACGAATTCGACGCGTACTTCGGCGAGTTGTCGCGCCTGCTGGAGGATATCGAGGTTCAGTTCGAGCAGGAACCCGGTCGCTTCACGTTTGACGTGGAGATCCCCGGTCTTCAGCAGAAGGGCGCCGGCGCCATTTCGATCTTCCCTGAAGGCGAAGTCTTCAGCGGGGAGGACTTCCAGGTCTTCATCCCCGGCGAAGACGGCGAGGCGCGTGCGATCACGATTCCCCGCACGCCCAATCCGCCCGGTCTGCCCGGGCATTGGCGTGCGGAGTCGGGGACGTCCGTGCTGACGGAGCGGATGGACGCCATCGACGCGCGTCTTGACCGCATCGAATCCATGCTCGAGCGCCTGCTGCACGAGCGCGGCGACGACTCACACTGA